Proteins encoded within one genomic window of Ranitomeya variabilis isolate aRanVar5 chromosome 4, aRanVar5.hap1, whole genome shotgun sequence:
- the LOC143766413 gene encoding uncharacterized protein LOC143766413, translating to MAVPPQSINFVERIYTLKMPRKCANIVNNFCYVCGYVTFANQRRPITPLVKTAYHHYFGVKVGDQEKPWAPHICCNSCSVNLVAWLKNKGRSMRFGVPMIWREPRNHVDDCYFCMVAPLQHGMSRKKKGTIEYPNIPSAIRPVPHGKDLPVPRPPKEYVLESDQEEESPGSSSQDLEYDSQSASNEPHLLSQGELNDLIRDLDLSKEKAELLASRLKQWNFLLYNVKVTAYRHRQRDLHVYFKKQDNLVFCTSVDGLMSAMNVQYNPLDWRLFIDGSKVSLKAVLLHNGNVLPSVPVGHAVCMKETYNNMKLLLDAIKYSDHQWQICADLKVVAILLGMQLGYTKYCCFLCEWDSRARSSHYNIKVWPTRDKMCPGIKNVQHCPLVERSKIILPALHIKLGLMKNFVKGMNQEGNAFKYLRGKFPQLSDAKVKEGVFIGPQIRDLLRDGNFDEILQGNEKAAWQAFRDVVRGFLGNRRVDNYVDIVNNLLTKYHKLGCNMSLKIHFLDSHLDFFPDNCGAVSDEHGERFHQDILNMEQRYQGKWNASMLADYCWTLIRDVPEENFNRQAKRKRSRE from the exons atggcggtgcccccacaatccat taattttgtggagagaatttacactttgaaaatgcctcgtaaatgtgcaaatattgttaacaatttttgttacgtgtgtggttatgtgacatttgccaaccaaagaagaccaattactccacttgtgaagactgcttaccatcattactttggtgtaaaggttggtgatcaggagaagccctgggctccacacatttgctgcaatagttgttcagtaaatctggttgcatggttgaagaataaaggacgttctatgcgttttggtgtgccaatgatttggagggagccaagaaatcatgtagacgactgctatttctgcatggttgctcctcttcagcatggcatgtcaagaaaaaagaaggggactattgagtaccctaacatcccctcggctataagaccagtcccacatgggaaagatcttcccgttcctcgccctccaaaggaatatgtactggaatcagatcaggaggaagaatcgcccggaagttcatcacaagatcttgaatatgattcacagtctgcatcaaatgaaccacatttgctttctcagggtgaactcaatgatctgatacgcgacctggacctgtcgaaagaaaaggcagagcttctggcttcaagattaaaacaatggaactttctactgtacaatgttaaagtgactgcctataggcatcgacaaagagatttacatgtttattttaaaaagcaagacaatctcgttttctgcaccagtgttgatggtttaatgtccgctatgaatgttcagtacaacccactagattggagacttttcatcgacggttcaaaggttagtttaaaagctgtactattgcacaatggaaatgttcttccttccgttcctgtaggccatgctgtttgcatgaaagaaacctacaacaatatgaaactgcttctggacgcaataaaatacagtgaccaccaatggcagatctgtgcagacttgaaagtggttgcaatattgttaggcatgcagttgggatacacaaaatattgctgtttcctatgtgagtgggacagccgtgctagatcttctcactacaatataaaagtgtggcctacaagggacaaaatgtgtcctggaattaagaatgttcaacactgtccacttgttgaacgcagtaaaatcattctgccggcgctacacattaaacttggtcttatgaaaaattttgttaagggaatgaaccaagaaggaaatgcttttaagtacctcagagggaagtttccacaactcagtgatgctaaagtgaaagaaggtgtcttcattggtcctcaaattcgtgacctacttagggatggaaattttgacgagatcctacaaggcaatgagaaggcggcatggcaagccttcagagatgttgtacgtggcttcttgggaaacagacgagttgataactatgttgatattgtgaataaccttcttacgaagtatcataaattaggctgcaacatgtcattaaaaatacactttctggactctcatctggatttcttcccggacaattgtggtgcagtaagcgatgagcatggtgagcgattccaccaagatattttaaatatggaacaaagatatcagggcaagtggaatgcttccatgcttgcagactactgttggacattaatcagagatgtaccagaagaaaacttcaatagacaagcaaaaagaaagcgttctcgtgaatag